The following are encoded together in the Corythoichthys intestinalis isolate RoL2023-P3 unplaced genomic scaffold, ASM3026506v1 HiC_scaffold_23, whole genome shotgun sequence genome:
- the LOC130911278 gene encoding transmembrane 4 L6 family member 1-like → MCVSKCLRCVGVALVALAIVCIVANLLLLLPELKLHFLLEGHVTREASWATGLWSSGLLIMLGARAFLQSSQTTGCCAFRTQMLRQAMYSCACLLSSAFCCLVSVTGLVQGPLCLYNATSGPTWGVPLKPTADRDAGYLYNISMWSGVCLEPRGVVQWNLVLFSVLGGASGLQALLCAANLINTLLGVLLGRGPSDHKV, encoded by the exons ATGTGCGTGTCTAAGTGTCTTCGCTGCGTGGGTGTGGCCTTGGTTGCCCTGGCGATCGTGTGCATCGTGGCCAACttgttgctgctgctgccgGAGCTGAagcttcacttcctgttggaggGTCATGTGACCAGAGAGGCCTCATGGGCCACGGGACTCTGGAGCTCCGGACTCCTG atcATGCTTGGCGCGCGAGCATTTTTGCAGAGCAGCCAGACGACAGGATGCTGCGCTTTCAGAACTCAG ATGCTACGTCAGGCGATGTACTCCTGCGCGTGTCTGCTGTCTTCTGCGTTTTGTTGCCTCGTGAGCGTCACAGGGCTGGTCCAAGGTCCACTTTGTCTCTACAACGCCACAAGTGGACCAACCTGGGGCGTGCCGCTTAAACCCACCGCCGACAG GGATGCCGGATACCTGTACAACATAAGTATGTGGTCAGGTGTATGTTTGGAGCCCAGGGGTGTGGTCCAGTGGAATCTAGTTCTCTTCAGcgtactagggggcgccagtggGCTGCAGGCACTCCTTTGCGCCGCAAACCTCATCAACACCTTGCTTGGCGTCCTCCTGGGACGTGGGCCAAGTGACCACAAG GTGTGA